From Salmo salar chromosome ssa04, Ssal_v3.1, whole genome shotgun sequence, one genomic window encodes:
- the LOC123742512 gene encoding uncharacterized protein, which yields MLEYSNPAMLEYSNPAMLEYSNPAMFEYSNPAMLEYSNPAMLEYSNPAMLEYSNPAMLEYSNPAMLEYSNPAMLEYSNPAMLEYSNPAMLEYSNPAMLEYSNPAMLEYSNPAMLEYSNPAMLEYSNPAMLEYSNPAMLEYSNPAMLEYSNPAMLEYSNPAMLEYSNPAMLEYSNPAMLEYSNPAMLEYSNPAMLEYSNPAMLEYSNPAMLEYSNPAMLEYSNPAMLEYSNPAMLEYSNPAMLEYSNPAMLEYSNPAMLEYSNPAMLEYSNPAML from the exons ATGTTGGAATACAGTAACCCAGCCAT GTTAGAATACAGTAACCCCGCCATGTTAGAATACAGTAACCCCGCCATGTTTGAATACAGTAACCCCGCCATGTTGGAATACAGTAACCCAGCCATGTTAGAATACAGTAACCCCGCCATGTTAGAATACAGTAACCCCGCCATGTTGGAATACAGTAACCCCGCCATGTTAGAATACAGTAACCCCGCCATGTTAGAATACAGTAACCCAGCCATGTTGGAATACAGTAACCCCGCCATGTTGGAATACAGTAACCCCGCCATGTTAGAATACAGTAACCCCGCCATGTTAGAATACAGTAACCCCGCCATGTTGGAATACAGTAACCCCGCCATGTTGGAATACAGTAACCCCGCCATGTTAGAATACAGTAACCCAGCCATGTTAGAATACAGTAACCCCGCCATGTTAGAATACAGTAACCCAGCCATGTTGGAATACAGTAACCCAGCCATGTTAGAATACAGTAACCCCGCCATGTTAGAATACAGTAACCCCGCCATGTTAGAATACAGTAACCCCGCCATGTTAGAATACAGTAACCCCGCCATGTTGGAATACAGTAACCCCGCCATGTTGGAATACAGTAACCCCGCCATGTTAGAATACAGTAACCCAGCCATGTTGGAATACAGTAACCCCGCCATGTTAGAATACAGTAACCCAGCCATGTTGGAATACAGTAACCCCGCCATGTTGGAATACAGTAACCCCGCCATGTTAGAATACAGTAACCCAGCCATGTTGGAATACAGTAACCCAGCCATGTTGGAATACAGTAACCCAGCCATGTTATAA